CGCTCAGAAGCCGATCACCAAGGGCGACTTCACCAAGCAGAGCATCACCCCCGCCAAGATCGCGACGATCTTCGTCGCGTCGGCTGAGGTCGTTCGTGCGAACCCGCACAACTACATCGAGACGATGCGCAAGAAGGTCGCCGAGGCGATCGCGCTCCGCTTCGACGAGGCTGTCCTCTTCGGCACCGCGACCCCGTTCGGTAACTACGTCAACGAGACGACCAAAGAGATCGGCCTCGACGGCGACGCCTACGGCAACCTGAACACCGGCCTGAAGCTGCTCTCGCAGGACGGTCGCAAGTGGCGCTCGGTGCTGTTCGACGAGACCGCCGAGCCGATCCTCAACGATGCTCGCGACGACGCCGGGCGACCGCTGTTCATCGACAGCCCGCTCGAGCTGACCGAGACGAACGCCCCGTTCCGCCGCGGTCGCGTCATCGGTCGCAACACGATCCTGTCGGATCACCTCACCAACGAGGGCAGCCCGATCGGCTTTATGGGCGACTTCAACCAGGTGCTGTGGGGCCAGGTTGGTGGGCTCACCTACGACGTCAGCGACTCCGCTTCGCTGGACATCTCGAGCGCGCAGAACGGTTCGCAGATCGTCTCGCTGTGGCAGAACAACCTCGTCGCTGTCCGCGTCGAGACCGAGTTTGCCGCGCTGGTCCACGACCCCGAGGACTTCGTCCGCATCACCGAGGACGCTCTCGTCCAGACGTGGAAGATCGACACCAAGGGCGCTACCGGCGGCACGTTCAACTTCCGCGCTGCTGGCAAGAAGATCAGCGCTGTGGCGTACAACGTGTCGGACGCGAACCTCAGGACCGCGATCGTCAACGCGACCGGCCTCGACGCCGGCAAGGTGACGGTCACCTCGGCGACCGGCGTCTACACCGTCGTGGTCCCCGCCTCGCTCGGCGGGTTCGAGAACGCCCTGACGGGTGGCACGTCGGCTACCGCCGCGATTTCTCGCGCCTGATGACTTAACATCTCCCGAGGGCGTGGGTTTAGTCCTGCGCCCTCGGGGGGTGGAGTTCTAGGAGGACTCCGATGCCCTACGCAACCGCCGACGACGTCCGAGTCCTGATCCCGAAGGCTTCGCTGGAGCCCGAAGAGACCGAGCTGATCGAAGCGCGGATCGGCCAAACCGAGCGGATAATCCTCCGCCGGATTCCCGATCTCGCTGATCGGATCACCGCCGGCGACCTCTCCGACGACGACGTCCGAGACGTAGTCACCGCCGCGGTGCTTCGGGTTGTGCGCAACCCCGAGGGGTTCATCCAAGAGTCGGACGGCACCTACACCTACATGCTCGATCGTTCGACGATCTCGTCGGACATCGAGATTACCGACGACGAGTGGGAGATCCTCGGTGACGACGACGCAGCTTCCGGGATCGGCTGGCTGGTCCCGGTGATTCGAGCGCCGGCGTGAGTCTCATCTCGCGGTCCGGGCGCGAAGAAGTCGTCGTCTACCCCGAGATCAAAACGACCGACCGCGACGGCAACCCCCACACCCGACCCGACTCAGTCGGGATCACCACCTCCGCCACCGTCCATCCGATGGGGTTCAGCGGCACCGCCGCTCGGCGCGCGGAGATGGACAACGAGGGACACCTCTCCGAGCAGGTCTGCGTCATCTACTTCCCCCGCGAAGACGACTCAATCTCCCACCCACTCGGACCGCAGTCCGCGGTGGTGTGGAAAGGCGAGAAGTGGCAGCTATTCGGCCACGGTAAGCAGTTCAACGGCTCTCGTCGGACTCGCCACATCAGCTACCAGATGAAGCGGTCGTAGTGGCTCGGGTGCAGATGAACGGCCAAAAGGTCGTCAACCACATCGTGTCCCACGTCGAAGGCGTGAAACGAGCGGTCCACCACGAAGCCGAAGACGTCGCCGATCTCGCCGACGCTATCGCAGACACCTACCGCGATCCGACCGACGGGAAAGAGACCCGCATCTCGGTCACGAAAGGCGACGTCGACTCGTTCGTAAACCTCGAGCACCCCGCGGTCATCCCCCGCGAGTTCGGGTGGGAATACGTCAACCCCAACACCGGAGAACGGAAGTGGGTTGAGGGGAAATACACCCTTCAGCGAGCAGCGATGACGAGAGGCGGATATGGCTGACCAGCTAGACCACTTTTCGATCGTCAAACCGCTAATCGAGGCTAAGCGCCCCGACGTGATGGTCACATCGTGGATTCCGTCGGTCAGCTACCGCGAGTTTCCGCTGGTGAACCTCCGCTCTCTCGGTGGTTCGCGGAACCGCAAGTACCCGAATCTTCTCCGCATTCCGATCGTCGAGATAACCGCCTACTCCGACACCGAATACCGAGATGCAGACGAGTTGTACGACGACGTGCTCGACGCACTCTACGACGCGCAGCTCTACCAAACGATGACCCCCGGCGGGTACATCCACTCGATCAAAGAAACGATGGGGAAAACGTCTTTCGACTCCCCGTTCGATGCAACTTGGCGCGTGCAAGGGCTTGTGAAGCTCGGCATCCGCCCACCTAACGGAGGATAGAAAATGGCTCTGAAGGACAAAAACGTCCTTACCGCGAGCACCGGCTTTATCTACACCGGATCTCCCGGCCTCGCGAACCCCACCCCCGCCGAGATCACCGCGTTCAACCCCGCGACGTTCGGCTGCATCCAGTACGAACTCGAGGTGACCGCCTCCAGCGGCAACTACAAGCTGAAGGTCGGTGCCCCCGGCACCGACACCGCGGACATCCCGTTCGACGCCACCGAGGGTGCGATCCAGACCACGCTTGAGGCTCACGTCGGCGTCGGTGAGGGGAACGTCCTCGTCGAGGCGGGCGATGACGACGGCGAGTTCGTCGTGACGTTCGTCGGCAGCCTCCAGGGGGTCAACCCGACTCTCTCGGTCTCCGGCGCAGGTGCGACCGTCACCCTCAAGACCGCTCTCAACGGGTGGACGATGGTCGGCCACACCAGCCGCGAAGACCTCCCGGAGTTCGGCAACGACGGCGGCGACACCGAGGTGAAGGGCACCTGGCAGAACGCTTCGCTGAAGGAAGTTCAGACCGAAGCGCTCTCCGAGTACCTAACGATGAAGATCAACCAGATCGACCGCACCTCGCTGACGCTCTACCACGGTGAGTCTTCGACCCCGTCGGTTCCCGGCGTGTTCGGAGTCTCGGGCATCCCGTCGTACGTCGACAAGTCGCTGTTGATCGTCGTGGTCGACGGTGATCTCAACCTCGGCTTCAGCGCCCCGAAGTGCTCGTTCCGACGTGAGGACTCGATCGAACTCGCCACCGACGAGTTCACCGGCATCCCCGTTCGCGCCACCTTCCTGAAGCTCGGCGTGCGGGATCTATACCGCTGGATCTCCGAAGACCTCTTCGACTGATCCAGCCCTCGGGGGGCACCCGGTTCTTAGCGGACCTGCCGGGTGTCCCCCTCCTCTTTCTTCAGCGTTTCTACGACGCAGGGTCCGCGTTTCTACGAAAGGTCTGCTATGAGCTACTACCAAACCGCCCAAGCTCCCGCCGGATACACCGCGGCGGTCGAGCCCCCGAAGTCGGCTATCACGCTGGACTACCTCCGCGAGAAGACCGACGAGGAGTACGCGCCGTACCACGTCGATATGGGCGACGGCATCCTCACCCTCCGAAACCCGCTTCAGCTCAATCGCGATAAGCGCCAGATCGTGCAGCAGCTCATCGCGCGGCTCACCGAAATCCAAGACGAGCTGAAGGAACTCGGTGAGGACGACGATCAGCCCGAAGGCGTCGAAGACGAGATGCACAACATCATGCTGGGCGTGATCGAAGCATCCGCGGACAACTCCGCTCTCGCGGCGCGTCTGTGTGAAGAGCTGGCGCAGAACCTCGGTATGACGCAGGTCGTCTTCTACGACTGGTTCGGGGTGGAAGAGGCGGGGGAAGCCTCCGACTCGCCGAGCTGATTGACGAGCACGGTGAGTCGATAATCCCCGACCTCCTCGAGACCTACGGGATCTCGATTCGGTCGGTACTCCGCAGGGAGATCACCCCACGAGAAGCGCTCGTCTACATCTACCGCCTCCGCGAGGATTCCCGCTTCGCCGCGGCAGAAGCGGGCGGACCCGAGTTCCTCGGGTGGACCTACGACCGCTACATGCAGGCGCAGCAATACAACCTCCTGCAATCCATTTTGTACGTCCTCATTCGAGCCAACTCGAAGTCGTCGATTCAGAAGCCTAAGCCGATCGCCGTTCCCCAACCGAAGAAGAAGCGGGAACAGCAAGACGGCGGTTTCACCGCGATGGCCGAAAAGGCGCGCGCTAACCGCGAGAAGCGGATAACCAAGGAGTAAGAGTGGCAGCATCACCCGGCGGTAAGGAAGTCGGGCGGGTATCCGTCCGGGTGGTGCCTGACACATCTCGATTCCGCCGCCAGGTCGAGAAGGATCTCAACAGGGATCTCAAGGGTCTGAAGGCGAAGGTCCGCGTCGAC
This genomic interval from Gordonia sp. X0973 contains the following:
- a CDS encoding phage major capsid protein, with the translated sequence MANYAATSDAMFAGELEPEKAKDYFEEAEKNSIVQAVAQKIPMGPTGVSIPHWNGNVTADWVDEGAQKPITKGDFTKQSITPAKIATIFVASAEVVRANPHNYIETMRKKVAEAIALRFDEAVLFGTATPFGNYVNETTKEIGLDGDAYGNLNTGLKLLSQDGRKWRSVLFDETAEPILNDARDDAGRPLFIDSPLELTETNAPFRRGRVIGRNTILSDHLTNEGSPIGFMGDFNQVLWGQVGGLTYDVSDSASLDISSAQNGSQIVSLWQNNLVAVRVETEFAALVHDPEDFVRITEDALVQTWKIDTKGATGGTFNFRAAGKKISAVAYNVSDANLRTAIVNATGLDAGKVTVTSATGVYTVVVPASLGGFENALTGGTSATAAISRA
- a CDS encoding Gp19/Gp15/Gp42 family protein, whose amino-acid sequence is MPYATADDVRVLIPKASLEPEETELIEARIGQTERIILRRIPDLADRITAGDLSDDDVRDVVTAAVLRVVRNPEGFIQESDGTYTYMLDRSTISSDIEITDDEWEILGDDDAASGIGWLVPVIRAPA
- a CDS encoding DUF5403 family protein; the protein is MNGQKVVNHIVSHVEGVKRAVHHEAEDVADLADAIADTYRDPTDGKETRISVTKGDVDSFVNLEHPAVIPREFGWEYVNPNTGERKWVEGKYTLQRAAMTRGGYG
- a CDS encoding phage tail protein, producing the protein MALKDKNVLTASTGFIYTGSPGLANPTPAEITAFNPATFGCIQYELEVTASSGNYKLKVGAPGTDTADIPFDATEGAIQTTLEAHVGVGEGNVLVEAGDDDGEFVVTFVGSLQGVNPTLSVSGAGATVTLKTALNGWTMVGHTSREDLPEFGNDGGDTEVKGTWQNASLKEVQTEALSEYLTMKINQIDRTSLTLYHGESSTPSVPGVFGVSGIPSYVDKSLLIVVVDGDLNLGFSAPKCSFRREDSIELATDEFTGIPVRATFLKLGVRDLYRWISEDLFD
- a CDS encoding phage tail assembly protein; amino-acid sequence: MSYYQTAQAPAGYTAAVEPPKSAITLDYLREKTDEEYAPYHVDMGDGILTLRNPLQLNRDKRQIVQQLIARLTEIQDELKELGEDDDQPEGVEDEMHNIMLGVIEASADNSALAARLCEELAQNLGMTQVVFYDWFGVEEAGEASDSPS